Proteins encoded in a region of the Butyricicoccus intestinisimiae genome:
- the cysK gene encoding cysteine synthase A: protein MVYNNVLEAMGHTPMIRLSRMADPDSAQILVKFEGLNVGGSIKTRTAFNMIADAERKGLLHEDSIIVEPTSGNQGIGLALIGAVRGYRTIIIMPDSVSEERRKLVRHYGAEVILIHDDGDIGACIDECLQTALRMAKEDPHVFVPQQFANPANADIQRRQTAQEILEQVSGPIDGFCSGVGTGGTITGIGEALRAVNPDMTIWAVEPENAAILSGGSVGTHLQMGIGDGLIPDILNTQIYDHIQIVTDEEALQTAKDLARLEGLMCGISSGSNVAAAQKLAKKLGKGKTVVTILPDTAERYFSTPLFED, encoded by the coding sequence ATGGTTTACAACAATGTATTAGAAGCAATGGGACATACGCCGATGATTCGGCTGTCCCGCATGGCAGATCCGGACAGCGCACAGATTCTGGTGAAATTTGAAGGTCTGAACGTCGGCGGTTCCATCAAAACCCGCACGGCTTTTAACATGATTGCAGACGCAGAACGCAAGGGACTGCTCCACGAGGATTCCATCATTGTGGAGCCGACAAGCGGCAACCAAGGCATCGGCTTGGCACTCATCGGCGCTGTACGCGGTTATCGGACAATTATCATTATGCCGGACTCTGTCAGCGAAGAACGCCGCAAGCTGGTTCGTCATTATGGCGCAGAAGTCATTCTCATTCACGATGACGGCGACATTGGCGCATGCATTGATGAATGTCTCCAGACCGCTTTGCGCATGGCGAAGGAAGATCCGCATGTGTTTGTTCCGCAGCAGTTTGCCAATCCGGCAAACGCGGACATCCAGCGGCGCCAGACTGCACAGGAAATTCTGGAACAGGTATCCGGCCCCATTGACGGCTTCTGCTCCGGTGTCGGCACCGGCGGCACCATCACCGGTATCGGTGAAGCGCTGCGCGCAGTCAATCCGGACATGACAATCTGGGCGGTTGAACCGGAAAACGCGGCAATTTTGTCCGGCGGCTCGGTCGGCACGCATTTGCAGATGGGCATTGGCGACGGCTTGATTCCGGATATTTTAAACACGCAGATTTATGACCATATCCAGATTGTCACAGACGAGGAAGCGCTGCAGACCGCCAAGGATCTGGCGCGTCTGGAAGGTCTTATGTGCGGCATTTCAAGCGGCAGCAACGTGGCAGCGGCGCAAAAGCTCGCCAAGAAGCTCGGCAAGGGCAAGACGGTCGTGACGATTTTGCCGGACACCGCAGAGCGCTATTTCAGCACGCCGCTGTTTGAAGATTGA
- a CDS encoding CapA family protein, whose translation MKHQSPQKHQPTTQQLPPSRRREIARRKRKRRRQIRRIGLLLVLAVLFLLLATRGVSCVRQTLSQHSESKSSHSFLSGNDNKKKTVKPGSLSLIAVGDNLMHNTLLTDAATSDGYDFTPFYSEIKPYVQAADIAVINQESPLGKGKAEGYPSFNTPQSCGDALVDAGFDVISQANNHIMDSTSSAVYDTMNYWDSQAKNGVIRIGISRDAEDRATVRYIKRNGIKVGFLAYTYGLNGAHLPDSNPDLVSLIDKDTMKKELAAVKEKCDAVVVVMHWGEEYHQTPNEEQEDLAEFLTENGATLIIGAHPHVCEQADWVESENGNRAFCIYSLGNFISGQNKAETIVEGMLQVTLTRDETGTVTVENPGVMPLVCTSSKFRSYRVIPLDDYTQAMAKKHTLAGRCDVSPSNLNSIAKDAYGKYLIAKTIPKTYDTTYAEKSSKVSES comes from the coding sequence ATGAAGCATCAATCCCCCCAAAAACACCAACCGACAACCCAGCAGCTCCCGCCTTCCCGCCGCAGGGAAATCGCACGCCGCAAGCGCAAACGCCGCAGACAGATTCGGCGCATCGGCCTGCTTCTCGTTCTCGCGGTGCTTTTTCTCCTGCTCGCCACGCGCGGCGTGAGCTGTGTCCGTCAGACATTGTCGCAGCATTCGGAGAGCAAATCCTCCCACTCTTTTTTATCCGGCAATGACAACAAGAAAAAGACCGTAAAGCCCGGCAGTCTGTCACTCATCGCAGTCGGTGACAATCTCATGCACAACACGCTGCTCACGGACGCCGCGACCAGCGACGGCTACGACTTCACGCCGTTTTATTCGGAAATCAAGCCGTATGTGCAGGCGGCGGATATCGCTGTCATCAATCAGGAATCCCCGCTCGGTAAGGGCAAGGCGGAAGGCTATCCGAGCTTTAACACCCCGCAGTCCTGCGGTGACGCGCTGGTTGACGCCGGTTTCGATGTCATCTCACAGGCAAACAATCACATCATGGATTCTACATCCAGTGCCGTCTATGACACGATGAACTACTGGGATTCTCAGGCAAAAAACGGCGTCATCCGCATCGGCATCAGCCGCGACGCAGAGGATCGCGCCACCGTCCGCTATATCAAGCGCAACGGCATCAAGGTCGGTTTTCTCGCCTATACCTATGGTCTCAACGGCGCGCACTTGCCGGACAGCAATCCGGATCTTGTCTCTCTGATTGACAAGGATACAATGAAAAAAGAGCTTGCCGCAGTAAAGGAAAAATGCGATGCGGTTGTCGTCGTCATGCATTGGGGTGAGGAATATCACCAGACGCCCAACGAGGAACAGGAAGATCTCGCTGAATTTCTGACAGAAAACGGCGCGACACTCATTATCGGCGCGCATCCGCACGTCTGCGAACAGGCGGACTGGGTTGAGTCGGAAAACGGAAACCGTGCCTTTTGCATCTACTCTCTCGGCAATTTCATCTCGGGTCAGAACAAGGCGGAAACCATAGTTGAGGGCATGCTGCAGGTGACCTTGACGAGAGACGAGACCGGCACCGTAACGGTAGAGAACCCCGGTGTCATGCCGCTGGTGTGCACATCCAGCAAATTCCGTTCGTACCGTGTGATTCCGCTCGATGACTATACACAGGCGATGGCAAAAAAGCACACGCTGGCAGGCCGCTGTGACGTCTCTCCGTCCAACCTGAACAGCATTGCGAAAGATGCCTATGGAAAATATCTGATCGCAAAAACCATTCCGAAAACATATGATACAACATACGCCGAAAAATCCAGCAAAGTATCCGAATCTTAG
- a CDS encoding putative manganese-dependent inorganic diphosphatase, with product MKMKNAMQRSICVIGHKNPDTDSICSAIAYANLKNLTSDRTYEPRRAGEINQETAFVLGKFHMEPPEMCLDVHATVSDIDIRYIDGVDGNMTLRRAWETMRDQDITTLPITTNDNKPEGLITLKRLAMANMDSLDPHAVSNACTPIANIVETLHGTLITGDHDMILDQGKIVIAAGSPEAMENMVDPGDIVLVANRYEAQLCAIELEAACLVVCMTPKIAKTIIKIAKEHNCTVISTPYDTYAASCLINQSIPIRHPMAKAMISFQLDTPIEEAKKIMGRVRHNYFPVMDKQGYYQGVISRRNLLNLQRKQLILVDHNEKTQCVDGFEEAEILEIIDHHRIGNLETSSPVYFRNHPVGCTATIIYQMYGENGVEIEPNMAGILCSAILSDTLIFRSPTCTAQDEYAARKLAEIAGIDIDQFAQEMFEAGENLQERTAEQVLTQDYKVFASGGIRFGVGQGSYVSAKNREMAKEMLQGEMEQVLAKENVDMIFYLVTNILDQSSEVLFAGKDADLLLSNAFHCLVKKGQPLLLKGVVSRKKQFIPAMIGGIQNQ from the coding sequence ATGAAAATGAAGAATGCGATGCAGCGGAGCATCTGTGTCATCGGACATAAAAATCCGGACACAGATTCCATTTGTTCTGCAATCGCTTACGCAAATCTGAAGAATTTGACTTCGGACCGGACATATGAGCCGAGACGGGCGGGAGAGATCAATCAGGAAACGGCGTTTGTCTTGGGAAAATTTCATATGGAGCCGCCGGAGATGTGTTTGGATGTCCATGCGACGGTCAGCGATATTGACATTCGATATATCGATGGCGTGGACGGAAATATGACACTGCGCCGCGCATGGGAGACCATGCGAGATCAGGACATCACGACGCTGCCGATTACAACGAATGACAACAAGCCGGAAGGTCTCATCACCTTGAAACGTCTGGCAATGGCAAATATGGACAGTTTGGATCCGCATGCCGTATCCAATGCGTGCACGCCGATTGCCAATATCGTAGAAACGCTGCACGGCACATTGATTACCGGAGATCATGATATGATTCTGGATCAGGGCAAAATTGTCATCGCGGCGGGCAGTCCGGAAGCAATGGAAAATATGGTCGATCCGGGAGATATTGTGCTGGTTGCCAATCGCTATGAGGCGCAGCTGTGTGCCATTGAGCTGGAAGCGGCGTGCTTGGTCGTGTGCATGACCCCGAAAATTGCCAAAACCATCATCAAGATTGCAAAGGAGCACAACTGCACGGTCATCAGCACTCCGTATGACACCTATGCGGCATCGTGCCTCATCAATCAGAGTATTCCGATTCGCCATCCAATGGCAAAAGCGATGATTTCCTTTCAGTTGGATACGCCGATTGAAGAAGCAAAAAAAATCATGGGCCGTGTGCGTCATAATTATTTCCCCGTCATGGATAAGCAGGGATATTATCAGGGCGTTATCTCCCGCCGTAACTTGCTCAATTTGCAGAGAAAGCAGCTGATTCTCGTTGACCACAACGAAAAGACCCAGTGCGTCGACGGCTTTGAGGAAGCGGAAATTTTAGAGATTATTGACCATCATCGCATTGGCAATCTGGAGACGAGCAGTCCGGTGTATTTCCGCAATCATCCGGTTGGCTGCACAGCGACCATTATCTATCAGATGTATGGAGAAAATGGCGTGGAAATCGAGCCGAATATGGCGGGCATTTTGTGCAGTGCCATTCTGTCGGACACGCTGATTTTCCGCTCTCCGACCTGCACGGCGCAGGATGAGTATGCGGCGCGCAAGCTGGCGGAAATTGCAGGCATTGATATTGACCAGTTTGCACAGGAAATGTTTGAAGCGGGCGAGAATCTGCAGGAGCGCACAGCAGAACAGGTGCTGACGCAGGACTATAAGGTATTCGCCAGCGGCGGCATCCGCTTCGGCGTCGGTCAGGGCAGCTATGTCAGCGCCAAAAACCGCGAGATGGCAAAGGAAATGCTGCAGGGTGAGATGGAACAGGTTTTGGCAAAGGAAAATGTAGACATGATTTTCTATCTCGTGACCAACATTCTGGATCAGTCCAGCGAGGTTCTGTTTGCGGGCAAGGATGCGGATTTGCTGCTCAGCAATGCTTTCCATTGTCTGGTAAAGAAGGGACAGCCGCTGCTGCTCAAGGGCGTTGTTTCGCGCAAAAAACAGTTTATTCCGGCAATGATTGGCGGCATTCAAAATCAGTGA
- a CDS encoding oleate hydratase → MYYSAGTYESFAHPEKPKNVDQKSAYIIGTGLAGLTAAFYLVRDGQMKGEHIHLFEKLALAGGSCDGRKDITKGFFMRGGREMDNHFEVMWDTFRDVPSIETPNVSVLDEYYWLNKHDPNYSLCRATVNRGEDAHTDGKFELDKESALALSKLFLTPEKDLENRKISDVLPDSFWNTNFWLYWQTMFAFQRWSSALEMKRYLCRYVHHIDGLPDFRALRFTKYNQYESMILPLVKYLESHGVHIEFGMDVKNVLIETEGGKKIAKQILYVKDGKQQTIDLIEDDLVFITNGCCTDTSCYGDQTHAPDLSAVKNGCGESWDMWKAIAAQAEHGEFGNPEAFCSDVDATNWMSATVATANEDIIQHITNICKRDPRTGKVTTGGIVTVRDSTDNWYLSWTINRQPQFKSQDKNTVLVWLYSLNTNIEGNYVKKAMRDCTGEEVCREWLYHIGIPTENIDALAHDACNTTTCFMPYINAFFQPRKESDRPKVVPDGAVNFAFIGQFAETPRDTIFTTEYSMRTGMESVYTLLDIDRGVPEVWGSKYDVRELLRACYYAIDKKPLSQVSLSFTEKRMLKILLKKTKGTDIEILLKQSGLIE, encoded by the coding sequence ATGTATTACTCTGCAGGAACGTATGAATCTTTCGCTCATCCCGAAAAACCAAAAAATGTAGATCAAAAATCCGCTTACATCATCGGCACCGGTCTTGCCGGTCTGACCGCTGCGTTCTATCTCGTTCGTGATGGACAGATGAAAGGCGAACACATTCATCTGTTTGAAAAGCTGGCGCTTGCCGGCGGCAGCTGCGACGGCCGCAAGGATATCACCAAAGGCTTCTTCATGCGCGGCGGACGCGAAATGGACAACCATTTCGAGGTCATGTGGGACACCTTCCGCGATGTTCCGTCCATCGAGACACCGAACGTTTCGGTCTTGGATGAATATTACTGGCTCAACAAGCACGATCCCAATTACTCCCTCTGCCGTGCGACGGTAAACCGCGGCGAAGACGCACATACGGACGGAAAATTCGAGTTGGATAAGGAATCCGCGCTGGCGCTCTCCAAGCTGTTTTTGACACCGGAAAAGGATTTGGAGAACCGGAAAATTTCCGATGTGCTGCCTGACTCCTTCTGGAACACGAATTTCTGGCTGTACTGGCAAACCATGTTTGCTTTCCAGCGCTGGTCCAGTGCATTAGAAATGAAGCGGTATCTGTGCCGCTATGTGCATCACATCGACGGTCTGCCCGACTTCCGTGCGCTGCGCTTTACAAAGTATAATCAGTACGAGAGTATGATTCTGCCGCTCGTAAAATATCTGGAATCTCACGGCGTGCACATCGAATTCGGCATGGATGTGAAAAACGTCCTGATCGAAACCGAAGGCGGCAAAAAAATCGCCAAGCAAATTTTGTATGTGAAGGACGGCAAACAGCAGACCATCGACCTCATCGAGGATGATTTGGTATTTATCACAAACGGCTGCTGCACCGATACTTCGTGCTATGGCGATCAGACGCACGCACCCGACCTCTCTGCCGTCAAAAACGGCTGCGGAGAGTCGTGGGATATGTGGAAGGCGATTGCCGCACAGGCAGAGCACGGCGAATTCGGCAATCCGGAAGCGTTTTGCAGCGATGTGGACGCGACAAACTGGATGAGCGCCACGGTTGCCACCGCCAACGAGGACATCATTCAGCATATCACAAACATCTGCAAGCGCGACCCGCGCACCGGCAAGGTAACCACCGGCGGTATCGTGACGGTAAGAGACAGCACAGACAACTGGTATCTCTCTTGGACCATCAACCGCCAGCCGCAGTTCAAATCACAGGACAAAAACACGGTGCTTGTGTGGCTGTACTCGCTCAACACCAATATTGAGGGCAATTATGTGAAGAAGGCCATGCGCGACTGCACCGGTGAGGAGGTCTGCCGAGAATGGCTGTATCACATCGGCATCCCGACCGAGAACATCGACGCGCTGGCACACGATGCCTGCAACACCACCACTTGCTTCATGCCGTATATCAACGCGTTCTTCCAGCCCCGCAAGGAATCCGATCGCCCGAAGGTTGTACCGGATGGCGCCGTCAATTTTGCTTTTATCGGTCAGTTTGCTGAAACGCCGCGCGACACCATCTTTACCACCGAATATTCCATGCGTACCGGTATGGAGTCCGTGTATACGCTGCTGGATATTGACCGCGGTGTACCTGAAGTCTGGGGCAGCAAATACGATGTGCGCGAACTCCTGCGCGCCTGCTATTATGCCATCGACAAAAAGCCGCTCAGTCAGGTCAGCCTGTCCTTCACAGAGAAACGCATGCTCAAGATTCTCTTGAAAAAGACCAAGGGCACCGACATCGAAATTCTGCTGAAGCAAAGCGGACTCATCGAATAA
- a CDS encoding TetR/AcrR family transcriptional regulator yields the protein MSQVTKRALEQSLKNLLLKKPLTKITVSDIAADCGINRMTFYYHFKDIYDLVEWACLEDAKRALDEKKTCDTWQQGLLQIFEAVQQNKPFILNVYRCVHREQVEKYLQPLVDHLLLDIIQEKSGGMTVRDEDKQFIAQIYSYIFIGLMLDWIKEDMREDPQNIVDRLAKLITGSISAALARFQL from the coding sequence ATGTCACAAGTAACAAAGCGTGCATTGGAACAATCTCTCAAAAATTTACTGCTGAAAAAACCGCTTACCAAAATCACGGTGAGCGACATCGCAGCCGACTGCGGCATCAATCGCATGACCTTCTATTATCATTTCAAAGATATTTATGACCTCGTGGAGTGGGCTTGTCTGGAAGATGCCAAGCGTGCCTTGGACGAAAAAAAGACCTGTGACACCTGGCAGCAGGGACTGCTGCAAATTTTCGAGGCTGTTCAGCAAAACAAACCGTTTATCCTGAACGTTTACCGCTGCGTTCACAGAGAGCAGGTGGAAAAATACCTGCAGCCGCTGGTAGATCATCTGCTGCTGGACATCATTCAGGAAAAATCTGGCGGGATGACGGTCAGAGACGAGGACAAACAGTTCATCGCACAAATCTATTCGTATATTTTTATCGGTCTTATGCTCGACTGGATCAAAGAGGATATGCGGGAGGATCCGCAGAACATTGTAGATCGGCTTGCCAAGCTGATAACCGGCTCGATATCGGCGGCTCTTGCAAGATTCCAGCTGTAA
- a CDS encoding metal-dependent transcriptional regulator: protein MKIQESGENYLETILLLEMRNGTVRAVDIANELGYSKPSVTRAMGVLKKAGLVDQELYGTIQLTEAGRKRANEIYDRHVLIKEFLMTVLSLDARTAETDACRIEHIVSQTTIDRIRALLQEKR, encoded by the coding sequence ATGAAGATCCAAGAATCCGGTGAAAACTATCTGGAGACGATCCTTCTGCTTGAAATGCGCAACGGTACCGTCCGCGCTGTTGATATTGCGAATGAACTCGGTTATTCCAAGCCAAGCGTCACCCGTGCCATGGGTGTTCTGAAAAAGGCTGGTCTCGTCGATCAGGAGCTGTATGGAACCATTCAGCTGACCGAGGCGGGACGCAAGCGTGCCAACGAAATTTACGATCGTCACGTGCTCATCAAGGAATTCCTGATGACCGTACTTTCCCTCGATGCACGAACCGCTGAGACCGATGCGTGCCGCATTGAGCACATCGTCAGCCAGACGACCATCGACCGTATTCGCGCACTGCTTCAGGAAAAGCGATAA
- the gltX gene encoding glutamate--tRNA ligase encodes MDYNRLAELLFPDVTETPEEVEARYPERDLPEGAKVTRMGPSPTGFMHLGNLYGALVDERLAHQSGGVFFLRIEDTDKKREVEGGVQLILETFRNFGLPFDEGVTENGDKGKYGPYRQSQRAAIYHVFAKQLVQRGYAYPCFCTEEELAEMHAQQEANKENFGYYGKYAKYRDCELEEIERRIAAGESYVVRFRSPGSIENKVRHTDLVKGKLELTENDQDIVLLKSDGIPTYHFAHVVDDHLMHTTHVVRGEEWLATLPVHLQLFDVLGWKRPKYVHTAQLMKMDGGSKRKLSKRKDPELALSYYYQQGIPVPSVMEYLMTLLNSNFEEWRRANQTAPLDDFPFSTKKMSVSGSLFDMDKLHDVSKNVISRMSAEDVYDSVAKWSADNDPEFHELFVRDPEMTKQFLSIGRGGKKPRKDLALWSETKAYMDFMFDELFQPDYSGMPERAKADAKAILTEYQDVYDAQDEMTVWFDKVKALAERHGFAPETKLYKKNPEQYKGPVGDISMVLRVAICGRTNAPDLYSVMQLMPTEKIKARLAAACEAL; translated from the coding sequence ATGGATTATAATCGTTTAGCAGAGCTGCTGTTTCCGGACGTCACCGAGACACCGGAGGAGGTCGAGGCCCGCTATCCGGAAAGAGATCTGCCGGAGGGCGCAAAGGTCACTCGTATGGGTCCGAGTCCGACCGGTTTTATGCATTTGGGCAACCTGTATGGTGCGCTGGTAGATGAGCGCCTGGCGCATCAGTCCGGCGGTGTGTTCTTCCTGCGCATCGAGGATACCGACAAAAAGCGCGAGGTAGAAGGCGGCGTACAGCTGATTCTGGAGACATTTCGGAATTTTGGCCTGCCGTTTGACGAAGGCGTCACAGAAAACGGAGACAAGGGCAAGTATGGCCCGTACCGCCAGAGCCAGCGCGCAGCGATCTATCATGTATTTGCCAAGCAGCTCGTGCAGCGCGGCTATGCATACCCGTGCTTCTGCACCGAGGAAGAGCTGGCAGAGATGCATGCACAGCAGGAAGCCAATAAGGAAAACTTCGGCTATTACGGTAAGTATGCGAAGTACCGCGACTGCGAGCTGGAAGAAATCGAGCGCCGCATTGCCGCAGGGGAGAGCTATGTCGTTCGCTTCCGCTCTCCGGGCAGCATCGAGAACAAGGTGCGCCATACCGACTTGGTAAAGGGCAAGCTGGAGCTGACCGAAAACGATCAGGATATCGTCCTGCTCAAGTCGGACGGCATTCCGACCTATCACTTTGCGCATGTTGTCGATGATCACCTGATGCACACCACGCATGTCGTGCGCGGCGAGGAGTGGCTCGCTACGCTGCCGGTGCATCTGCAGCTGTTTGATGTACTGGGCTGGAAGCGCCCGAAGTATGTGCACACCGCGCAGCTGATGAAGATGGACGGCGGCTCCAAGCGCAAGCTGTCCAAGAGAAAGGATCCAGAGCTGGCACTGTCCTATTACTATCAGCAGGGCATTCCGGTACCGTCTGTCATGGAATATTTGATGACGCTGCTCAACTCCAATTTCGAGGAGTGGCGCCGTGCCAATCAGACAGCACCGCTGGATGATTTCCCGTTCAGCACCAAGAAGATGAGCGTGTCCGGCTCGCTGTTTGATATGGATAAGCTGCATGATGTCAGCAAGAACGTCATCTCCCGCATGAGCGCCGAGGATGTGTATGATTCTGTTGCCAAGTGGAGCGCAGACAATGATCCAGAGTTCCACGAGCTGTTTGTCCGCGATCCGGAGATGACCAAGCAGTTTCTGTCTATCGGCAGAGGCGGCAAGAAGCCGCGCAAGGATCTGGCTCTGTGGAGCGAGACCAAGGCATACATGGACTTCATGTTTGATGAGCTGTTCCAGCCGGATTATTCCGGTATGCCGGAGCGCGCCAAGGCAGATGCCAAGGCAATTCTGACCGAGTATCAGGATGTGTATGATGCACAGGACGAAATGACGGTATGGTTTGACAAGGTCAAGGCACTGGCCGAGCGCCATGGCTTTGCGCCGGAAACCAAGCTGTATAAAAAGAATCCGGAACAGTATAAGGGACCGGTCGGCGATATTTCGATGGTACTGCGCGTGGCAATCTGCGGCAGAACCAATGCGCCGGATTTGTACTCCGTCATGCAGCTGATGCCGACGGAAAAAATCAAAGCTCGTCTGGCTGCTGCCTGCGAGGCACTGTAA
- a CDS encoding glutamine--tRNA ligase/YqeY domain fusion protein encodes MEFASNFLHEIIDEDIANGLTERIHTRFPPEPNGYLHIGSAKAIYINWSVAQKYNGLFNLRFDDTNPVREDDEYVQAILQDVEWLTGSQPSGGIFYGSDYFDKCYECAEYLIKQGKAYVCDLSQEEMRAYRGSLTEPGKNSPYRDRSVEENLKLFEEMRAGKYEQGAKTLRAKIDMASPNMNMRDPAIYRIVYATHHRIGNKWCIYPLYDFAHPIQDAMEHITHSMCSIEFKNHRPLYEWVVDNCAPCLPSHPKQREFARLNVTHTVMSKRYLRELVETGKVDGWDDPRMPTLCGLRRRGYTPSAILDFVTRAGVSTTDSLVDIRLLEHCIREELNTTALRRMAVTEPVKLVVTNYPEDKEETFAVANNPKDESAGTREVPFSRELWIEKSDFAIVPPPKFKRLKPDGEVRLMGAYIVKCNEVITDDNGEVVEIHCTADLETGNGNPVDGRKVRGNIHWVSAKHAVDADLNLFDNLFTLENTGSVPEGTNYLDYLNPESKKVLTGCKLEQSVKDVPAGTRMQFVRMGYYMQDTKPSENGGLSFNRIVSLKDSFKPDKK; translated from the coding sequence ATGGAATTTGCATCGAATTTTCTGCATGAAATCATTGATGAAGACATTGCAAACGGTCTGACCGAACGAATTCACACGCGTTTTCCGCCGGAGCCGAACGGCTACCTGCACATTGGCTCGGCGAAGGCGATTTATATCAACTGGTCTGTTGCACAGAAATACAACGGCCTGTTTAATCTGCGCTTTGACGACACCAATCCGGTGCGTGAGGACGATGAGTATGTACAGGCCATTTTGCAGGATGTCGAGTGGCTGACCGGTTCGCAGCCGTCCGGCGGCATCTTCTACGGCTCGGATTACTTTGACAAGTGCTACGAGTGCGCAGAGTACCTGATTAAGCAGGGCAAGGCATATGTCTGTGATCTGTCTCAGGAAGAGATGCGCGCGTATCGCGGCAGCCTGACCGAGCCGGGCAAAAACAGCCCGTATCGTGACCGCTCGGTCGAGGAAAACCTCAAGCTGTTTGAGGAAATGCGTGCGGGCAAATATGAGCAGGGAGCAAAGACGCTGCGCGCAAAGATTGATATGGCATCGCCGAATATGAACATGCGCGATCCGGCAATCTACCGCATTGTTTACGCAACCCATCACCGCATTGGAAACAAGTGGTGCATTTATCCGCTGTATGACTTCGCACATCCGATTCAGGACGCGATGGAGCATATCACGCATTCCATGTGCTCGATTGAGTTCAAAAATCATCGTCCGCTGTACGAGTGGGTGGTTGACAACTGTGCACCGTGCCTGCCGTCTCATCCGAAGCAGAGAGAGTTTGCGCGTCTGAATGTTACGCATACAGTGATGTCCAAGCGTTACCTGCGCGAGCTGGTTGAGACCGGCAAGGTAGACGGTTGGGATGACCCGCGCATGCCGACTCTGTGCGGTCTGCGCCGCCGCGGTTATACACCGTCTGCGATTTTGGATTTTGTCACCCGCGCCGGCGTCTCCACCACGGACAGCCTGGTAGATATTCGCCTGCTGGAGCACTGCATTCGCGAAGAGCTGAATACAACTGCTCTGCGCCGCATGGCAGTTACCGAGCCGGTGAAGCTGGTTGTTACCAACTATCCGGAGGACAAGGAAGAAACCTTTGCGGTCGCAAACAACCCGAAGGATGAGAGCGCAGGAACGCGTGAAGTGCCGTTCAGCCGCGAGCTGTGGATTGAAAAGAGCGATTTTGCTATCGTTCCGCCTCCGAAGTTCAAGCGTCTCAAGCCGGACGGAGAGGTTCGCCTGATGGGTGCGTACATCGTCAAGTGCAATGAGGTCATCACGGACGACAACGGCGAGGTCGTGGAAATTCACTGCACCGCAGATTTGGAGACCGGCAATGGCAATCCGGTGGATGGACGCAAGGTGCGCGGCAACATCCATTGGGTATCCGCAAAGCACGCAGTCGATGCTGATTTGAACCTGTTTGACAATCTGTTCACGCTGGAGAACACCGGTTCCGTGCCGGAAGGCACCAACTATCTGGATTACCTGAATCCGGAATCCAAGAAGGTTCTGACCGGATGCAAGCTGGAGCAGTCGGTCAAGGACGTGCCGGCAGGCACCCGTATGCAGTTTGTCCGCATGGGTTATTATATGCAGGACACCAAGCCGTCGGAAAATGGCGGTCTGAGCTTCAATCGCATTGTTTCGCTGAAGGATAGCTTTAAGCCGGACAAAAAGTAA
- a CDS encoding undecaprenyl-diphosphate phosphatase encodes MIFELIKSFILGIVQGITEWLPVSSTGHMLLVDEFLKLDFPKDFTDMFFVVIQFGSILAVLVLYFDKLNPFSKHKNEKQKRQTWALWEKVIIACIPAGVVGILFDDLIHDLLYGPIVIAIALIVYGILFIVLENSHPTPTTTSLEKLSFKKAFCVGMFQMLSLIPGTSRSGSTILGAVFLGCERSVAAEFSFFLAIPVMLGASGLKMIKYGLNYTGEQVAVMLIGTVTAFIVSVFVIRFLMSYIRKHDFKVFGYYRIVLGILVLLYFGLIAK; translated from the coding sequence ATGATATTTGAACTCATTAAATCATTCATTCTAGGTATTGTGCAGGGCATCACCGAATGGCTGCCGGTTTCTTCCACCGGTCATATGCTGCTGGTAGATGAATTTCTCAAGCTGGATTTCCCTAAGGACTTCACGGATATGTTCTTTGTTGTCATCCAGTTCGGTTCGATTTTGGCGGTACTTGTTCTGTATTTCGACAAATTAAACCCATTTTCCAAGCACAAAAACGAAAAGCAGAAGCGTCAGACCTGGGCGCTGTGGGAAAAGGTCATCATTGCCTGCATTCCCGCCGGTGTTGTCGGCATCCTATTCGATGATCTCATTCACGACCTGCTGTACGGCCCGATTGTCATCGCCATCGCGCTGATTGTCTACGGTATTCTGTTCATCGTGCTGGAAAATTCTCACCCGACTCCGACGACCACTTCTCTGGAAAAGCTGTCGTTCAAGAAAGCGTTCTGTGTCGGCATGTTCCAGATGCTCTCTCTGATTCCGGGCACTTCCCGTTCCGGTTCGACTATTCTTGGCGCTGTCTTTCTCGGCTGTGAGCGCTCAGTCGCCGCAGAATTTTCCTTCTTTCTTGCGATTCCGGTCATGCTGGGCGCAAGCGGACTCAAGATGATCAAATACGGTCTCAACTACACCGGCGAACAGGTTGCCGTCATGCTGATCGGTACCGTGACCGCCTTCATCGTGTCGGTTTTTGTCATCCGTTTCCTGATGAGCTACATCCGCAAGCACGACTTCAAGGTGTTCGGTTATTACCGCATCGTACTCGGCATTCTGGTGCTGCTGTATTTCGGTCTGATTGCAAAGTAA